A genomic window from Shinella zoogloeoides includes:
- a CDS encoding nucleotidyltransferase family protein has translation MRPSVVLDMKRSAVREAVGRFRAANPRVFGSVLHGTDRDGSDLDLLVDALPGATLLDLGDLEEELKSLLGVDVDLLTPGDLPPKFRAKVLAEAQPI, from the coding sequence ATGCGACCGTCTGTTGTGCTTGACATGAAGCGAAGCGCAGTGCGTGAAGCGGTAGGCCGCTTTCGCGCCGCGAACCCGCGCGTCTTCGGCTCGGTGCTGCATGGCACCGACCGGGATGGCAGCGACCTCGACCTGTTGGTCGATGCGCTGCCCGGTGCCACGTTGTTGGACTTGGGCGATTTGGAAGAAGAACTGAAATCGCTGCTCGGCGTTGACGTCGATCTGCTGACTCCCGGCGACCTGCCGCCGAAGTTCCGGGCCAAGGTGCTCGCGGAGGCGCAACCGATATGA
- a CDS encoding HepT-like ribonuclease domain-containing protein has translation MSENRLPDYLDHIQQAATDARSFVEGMAKDDFLADKRTQQAVIMSLIVIGEAATKVMDGYVEFTQAHADVPWRSMRNMRNRMAHGYFDINLDVVWETVQEWLPALLQQLPAVRQDADDEDRNDKGMEP, from the coding sequence ATGAGCGAGAACCGCCTGCCCGATTACCTCGACCACATTCAGCAGGCCGCAACCGATGCGCGCAGCTTCGTGGAAGGGATGGCCAAGGACGACTTCTTGGCCGACAAGCGCACCCAGCAGGCCGTCATCATGAGCCTGATCGTCATCGGCGAGGCGGCCACAAAGGTGATGGATGGCTACGTCGAGTTCACCCAGGCGCATGCCGACGTGCCGTGGCGCAGCATGCGCAATATGCGTAATCGCATGGCTCACGGCTATTTCGACATCAACCTCGATGTGGTGTGGGAGACGGTACAGGAATGGCTGCCGGCGTTGCTCCAGCAATTGCCCGCCGTGCGTCAGGATGCCGACGATGAAGACCGTAACGACAAAGGCATGGAGCCATGA
- a CDS encoding cupin domain-containing protein: MTVESRIFSVAEYVQPSEGEPIRSVVLETRDSIIVVWHVHPGQEIAAHIHPHGQDTWTVLSGMADYFQGNGIVRALREGEIAVARPGQVHGARNTGTEPFVFVSVVASANAGFVLAER, from the coding sequence ATGACTGTTGAATCGAGAATATTTTCTGTAGCCGAGTATGTTCAGCCGTCCGAAGGCGAGCCTATTCGTTCCGTTGTGCTTGAAACCCGAGACTCAATTATCGTGGTTTGGCATGTCCATCCCGGGCAGGAAATTGCGGCTCACATTCATCCTCACGGCCAAGACACGTGGACTGTTTTGTCGGGAATGGCTGATTACTTTCAGGGCAATGGGATTGTTCGTGCCCTCAGGGAAGGTGAGATAGCCGTGGCAAGACCGGGCCAAGTGCACGGGGCGCGAAATACAGGTACCGAGCCATTTGTGTTCGTCTCGGTTGTGGCATCAGCCAATGCCGGTTTCGTATTGGCTGAGCGATAG